The DNA segment GCCGCGCCCGGATCGTCGATCTACTCGGCCCTGCCGACGCATGCGAATTCCTTCGGAGCGCTCAACTACGGCTACTTGAGCGGCACGTCGATGGCCACGCCGGTCGTCGCGGGCATCGCCGGCGTGCTCGCCTCCCAGGTCTCGGCCAGCACGGTGCGCCGCCGCATCGAGAGCACCTGCGACGTCATCGCTGGCACGGGGACCTACTGGAAGTACGGCCGGGTCAACTTCCTGCGGGCCGCCTCGACACCCTGACGGCGCGCGCCCGTCAGAGCTTCGTCGTCTGGCCGCGAATGCGGTTGAGCGCGGCCTGGGCGGCGTCGGACACCATGGGGTCCTCGTGCTTGAGCAGGTTCAGCAGGGGGTAGATCGCCTTCTGGTCCCGCAATTCGCCCAGCGAGTACGCCGCCGCCTTGACGACCAGCGGCTTGGGATCGTCCAGGGCCGCCAGCAGCGGATCCATGCTGTCGAGGTGACGGATGTCGCCCAGGATCTCGGCCGCCAGCTTCCGGATGAGCCAGTCCTCGTCGCGCAGGGCGGAGCAGAGCGGCCCGACCGCCTGCGCGCCCAGGCGCACGAATGCCTCGCGGGCGACCTCGTGCACGCCGCCGCGCTTGTCGATGAGGGAGACGAGCAGGTACTCGATGAGGTTGGCGGGAGTGTCTTCCTTCAGCCAGGCGCGGATGACGTCGCCGCGCTTGGCCGGCTGATCCCAGAAGGTGGCGATGCGCTCGGCCTCGGCGACGACCTTCTTGCCGGCCTTGCCCTTGATCTCGGCCAGCTTTCGCTTGAAGCGGGCTTCCTCCGACTCCAGGCCCACCAGGCCCTTGAGGCGGTCGGCCACGCCGTAGTGGCCTTCGATCTTGTCGAGGGCCAGGGCTGCGCCGTGGCGCACCAGCGCATAGCCGGAAAACAGCATCGGCATGACCTTCTCGGCCACGGCGCCGCTGTATGTCTCGCCGATGGCGTCCACGACGCCACGGCGGAACGCCTCGGTCCCCTCCCAGGCCAGCGGGCACAGCAGCGGCGCCACATCGGCGTACTCGCGGCGTCCGAGCTTCTTGAGGAGCGCCGCCTTGTCCTGCTCAAGCTGGTGCGAGAGCGTCCGGGTCTTCTTGGTCAGCGTGTAGAGATCTACCAGGAGCCGCAAGGCTTCCGCGCCGTCGGGCTTGTGGACGATCAGCGCCCGGATGGCCCCGATGCGCACCTCCCGGAAGGGCGAATGGGCCGCCAGGCGCAGGAGTTCGGGCACCAGTTGCGCCGATTCGGGGCCCTGATCGGTGGCCTCGGCATGCTGCACCGCCTTGGTGAGGACGACCGGATCGTGCGATCCCAGGTTCGACAGGGTCGCCGTGGTGCCGGCCAGCACGGGCTCCTTGAGGAGCTGATCGACCAGCGCCAGGTCGGCCTGGAGCTGGTTGCGGAAGTCGCTGTCGTCGAACTGCACGGCGAGCGCCTGCTGCACGAACTTCCGCGCCGTCTGGTGCTTGCCGGCGTCGAAGGCCAGGCGGCTCTGGAGGTGGAAGGTGGTGGCGAGCAGACCCTTGACCATGTCGCTGTCGGGCGCCAGACCCTGCAACTCCTTGAGCTTCTCGAACGCCGGCTTGCATTGCTCGGCGGCGAGCAGCTCCAGGATGGCCGGGAAGAAGCTCCAGAGCTGCGCCTCCTTGTAGGCGAGCAGTTCGAGATCGTAGGCGCGGCGTTTGTCGGGATCCTTGAGGGTCTCGTAGGCCTCGTTGATGATCTTGAGCTTCGCGGCGGCCACCGCGGAGTCCAGTTGCGTGACGTCGGGGTGGTAGTACCGAGCCTGCTCGCGGTAGGCCAGGCGGATCTGGTCCTCGGTGGCCCTGGGCGACAGCGCCAGGATGTCGTAGTAGGTGAATTCGGGGCTGCCGGCGAGCGTCATCGGGTGGCCCCTACGCTCCCACCGGCGTCTCGGAGCCGGCCATCAGCGCCGCGAAGAGCTTTTCCTTGCTGTCGGTCAGGGCCGCCACGGCCGCGAGTTGCTCCTCGAACTCCTCGAGTTGCCCGACTTCCTTCATGCAGACGCCGATGAGCAGGTCGACCAGGTCGCCGGCTTCCTTGAGGT comes from the Candidatus Tanganyikabacteria bacterium genome and includes:
- a CDS encoding HEAT repeat domain-containing protein — its product is MTLAGSPEFTYYDILALSPRATEDQIRLAYREQARYYHPDVTQLDSAVAAAKLKIINEAYETLKDPDKRRAYDLELLAYKEAQLWSFFPAILELLAAEQCKPAFEKLKELQGLAPDSDMVKGLLATTFHLQSRLAFDAGKHQTARKFVQQALAVQFDDSDFRNQLQADLALVDQLLKEPVLAGTTATLSNLGSHDPVVLTKAVQHAEATDQGPESAQLVPELLRLAAHSPFREVRIGAIRALIVHKPDGAEALRLLVDLYTLTKKTRTLSHQLEQDKAALLKKLGRREYADVAPLLCPLAWEGTEAFRRGVVDAIGETYSGAVAEKVMPMLFSGYALVRHGAALALDKIEGHYGVADRLKGLVGLESEEARFKRKLAEIKGKAGKKVVAEAERIATFWDQPAKRGDVIRAWLKEDTPANLIEYLLVSLIDKRGGVHEVAREAFVRLGAQAVGPLCSALRDEDWLIRKLAAEILGDIRHLDSMDPLLAALDDPKPLVVKAAAYSLGELRDQKAIYPLLNLLKHEDPMVSDAAQAALNRIRGQTTKL